Proteins encoded in a region of the Canis lupus familiaris isolate Mischka breed German Shepherd chromosome 1, alternate assembly UU_Cfam_GSD_1.0, whole genome shotgun sequence genome:
- the GAS1 gene encoding growth arrest-specific protein 1, whose amino-acid sequence MVAGLLGGGGGARAGTVPGAWLCLMALLQLLGSAPRGSGLAHGRRLICWQALLQCQGEPECSYAYNQYAEACAPVLAQRGGGDAPGAGAAAAAAAAAFPASAASFSSRWRCPSHCISALIQLNHTRRGPALEDCDCAQDENCKSTKRAIEPCLPRTSGGGAGGAGAGGVMGCTEARRRCDRDSRCNLALGRYLTYCGKLFNGLRCTDECRTVIEDMLAVPKAALLNDCVCDGLERPICESVKENMARLCFGAELGNGPGSSGSDGGLDDYYDEDYEDEPRAGGAGGEQLLDDDDGAPHPARPGGGAAAAGGRGDLPYGPGRRSSGGARTALASILLLLLPLLF is encoded by the coding sequence ATGGTGGCAGGGCtgctgggcggcggcggcggggcccgcgcGGGGACCGTGCCGGGCGCCTGGCTGTGCCTGATGGcgctgctgcagctgctgggcTCGGCGCCGCGGGGCTCGGGGCTGGCGCACGGCCGCCGCCTCATCTGCTGGCAGGCGCTGCTGCAGTGCCAGGGGGAGCCGGAGTGCAGCTACGCCTACAACCAGTACGCCGAGGCGTGCGCGCCGGTGCTGGCGCAGCGCGGCGGGGGCGAcgcgccgggggccggggccgccgccgccgccgccgccgccgccttcccGGCTTCGGCCGCCTCGTTCTCGTCGCGCTGGCGCTGCCCGAGCCACTGCATCTCGGCGCTCATTCAGCTCAACCACACGCGCCGCGGGCCTGCCCTGGAGGACTGTGACTGCGCGCAGGACGAGAACTGCAAGTCCACCAAGCGCGCCATTGAGCCGTGCCTGCCCCGGAcgagcggcggcggcgcgggcggcgcgggcgcgggcggggtcATGGGCTGCACCGAGGCCCGGCGGCGCTGCGACCGCGACAGCCGCTGCAACCTGGCCCTCGGCCGCTACCTGACCTACTGCGGCAAGCTCTTCAACGGGCTGCGCTGCACCGACGAGTGCCGCACGGTCATCGAGGACATGCTGGCCGTGCCCAAGGCGGCGCTGCTCAACGACTGCGTGTGCGACGGGCTGGAGCGGCCCATCTGCGAGTCGGTCAAGGAGAACATGGCCCGCCTGTGCTTCGGCGCCGAGCTGGGCAACGGCCCGGGCAGCAGCGGCTCGGACGGCGGCCTGGACGACTACTACGACGAGGACTACGAAGACGAGccgcgcgcggggggcgcgggcggcgagCAGCTGCTGGACGACGACGACGGCGCCCCGCACCCGGCGCGCCCGGGCGGCGGCGCTGCAGCGGCGGGCGGCCGCGGGGACCTGCCCTACGGGCCGGGGCGCAGGAGCAGCGGCGGCGCCCGCACGGCGCTCGCCTCCatcttgctgctgctgctcccgcTGCTCTTCTAG